In a single window of the Verrucomicrobiaceae bacterium genome:
- a CDS encoding septal ring lytic transglycosylase RlpA family protein: MLPPFFRVLLVLLALALPVAAETGKASYYADKFHGRPTASGIPYDRNGYTAAHHTLPFGTVLNVTNISNGRTVRVTVNDRIGHKGRIIDLSYAAASQIDMIRQGIANVTVEINSQGAPSANRNIATPTKQTYPPPKKLILTPTTPPPSSPQILPADSIFTLPGQNHHSAYEAQFGAFVAYNKALQLHHALAQKGITTQIFLRGNKRQLYRVISSWTFASEADAVTWLRQLHTAGRISEGLALPRGW, encoded by the coding sequence ATGCTTCCTCCTTTTTTCAGAGTCCTCCTTGTCTTGCTAGCACTGGCCTTGCCAGTAGCGGCAGAGACCGGCAAAGCATCCTATTACGCAGATAAGTTCCATGGTCGCCCCACGGCCTCAGGCATTCCCTATGATCGCAATGGTTATACAGCTGCACATCACACTCTTCCATTTGGAACGGTTTTAAATGTTACAAATATTAGCAATGGGCGCACCGTGCGTGTCACGGTCAATGACCGTATTGGGCACAAAGGCCGCATCATAGATCTTTCCTATGCCGCAGCCAGCCAGATCGACATGATTCGTCAGGGTATCGCTAACGTCACAGTTGAGATTAACAGTCAAGGTGCACCCAGCGCCAATCGCAATATCGCTACTCCCACTAAGCAGACTTACCCACCTCCTAAAAAACTTATCCTAACGCCCACTACGCCGCCGCCTTCCTCCCCGCAGATTCTACCAGCAGACAGCATTTTCACGCTTCCGGGCCAAAACCACCACAGCGCCTATGAAGCTCAGTTCGGTGCTTTTGTAGCCTATAACAAGGCATTGCAACTCCACCATGCCCTAGCTCAAAAGGGCATCACAACCCAGATATTTCTACGAGGCAACAAACGTCAACTGTACCGCGTCATATCCTCATGGACATTCGCCTCAGAAGCTGATGCTGTTACTTGGCTACGCCAGCTTCACACCGCAGGGCGTATTTCAGAAGGGCTTGCGCTACCTCGGGGTTGGTAG
- a CDS encoding C40 family peptidase, whose translation MSAHVQSHWFKTHVHVALATAFLLLFCDGSLASSTASGSRTKPATILIKRPHGLMLAVADEQPDKIKNVVYAANRIIGKPYKWGGGHLKRLDSGYDCSGAISYALSEAGIIPGSKHCREYLQFGRPGKGRWLTLWVHEKHIFMTIFGRTFDVCVNKTKTGPRWVPTGRSTAGFQPRHIPGL comes from the coding sequence ATGTCAGCTCATGTTCAGTCACACTGGTTCAAAACTCATGTCCACGTCGCGCTCGCTACAGCCTTCCTCCTCTTGTTTTGTGATGGATCACTTGCCAGCAGCACTGCTTCAGGTTCACGCACGAAACCGGCCACTATCCTGATCAAACGGCCTCATGGATTGATGCTGGCTGTAGCAGACGAGCAGCCAGATAAAATCAAAAACGTCGTCTATGCGGCCAATCGCATCATCGGAAAACCCTACAAATGGGGTGGCGGCCACCTCAAGCGCCTAGACTCTGGCTATGACTGCTCCGGGGCCATCTCTTATGCCCTCTCTGAAGCTGGCATCATTCCAGGCAGCAAACACTGCCGTGAGTATTTGCAGTTTGGCCGACCGGGTAAAGGGCGCTGGCTTACACTCTGGGTGCATGAAAAACACATCTTCATGACCATCTTCGGGCGCACGTTCGATGTTTGCGTCAATAAAACAAAAACAGGTCCGCGCTGGGTTCCCACTGGGCGCAGCACCGCCGGGTTCCAACCACGCCACATCCCAGGTCTATAA
- a CDS encoding PEP-CTERM sorting domain-containing protein (PEP-CTERM proteins occur, often in large numbers, in the proteomes of bacteria that also encode an exosortase, a predicted intramembrane cysteine proteinase. The presence of a PEP-CTERM domain at a protein's C-terminus predicts cleavage within the sorting domain, followed by covalent anchoring to some some component of the (usually Gram-negative) cell surface. Many PEP-CTERM proteins exhibit an unusual sequence composition that includes large numbers of potential glycosylation sites. Expression of one such protein has been shown restore the ability of a bacterium to form floc, a type of biofilm.) produces MLSGILSTHARSIEWGTEVNDILLDSNGSAFTGSYIFEIGSFGSTFIPTEVNMDEWAANWKVFDRGIDGNGWNPTDQFASGIANLQSDGTSDFYTPSTLSPIFTSGEQGYMWVFKTNTTYESGLEWALITNSSADGLGSDNWTFPSHSDQTGLPLEWYCSNASAVIFGGLDGVQGPGDHAASPGAFCIQTHTIVSVPEPTSSMLLAAACGQLLLTRRRRQTR; encoded by the coding sequence ATGCTTAGCGGCATCCTATCCACACATGCTCGCTCCATCGAATGGGGGACCGAAGTCAATGACATCCTGCTCGATAGCAATGGCAGCGCCTTTACCGGCTCTTACATCTTTGAGATCGGCAGCTTCGGCTCCACCTTTATCCCCACCGAGGTCAATATGGACGAATGGGCTGCCAACTGGAAGGTCTTTGATCGAGGGATCGACGGCAACGGGTGGAATCCCACAGATCAATTCGCCTCAGGCATCGCCAACCTACAATCTGACGGTACCAGCGACTTCTACACTCCTTCCACTTTGAGCCCGATCTTCACTAGCGGTGAGCAGGGCTACATGTGGGTATTCAAAACCAACACTACCTATGAAAGTGGCTTGGAGTGGGCGCTCATCACCAATTCTAGCGCAGACGGCCTCGGTTCCGACAACTGGACATTCCCAAGCCACAGCGACCAGACCGGACTCCCCCTCGAATGGTACTGCAGCAATGCCTCCGCCGTCATCTTTGGCGGACTCGATGGCGTTCAGGGGCCTGGAGATCACGCAGCCTCTCCCGGCGCTTTCTGCATCCAGACACACACCATCGTTTCAGTTCCAGAACCGACAAGCTCCATGCTCCTTGCCGCCGCGTGTGGTCAGCTCCTGCTGACTCGCAGGCGCAGGCAGACGCGGTAG
- a CDS encoding TIGR02597 family protein — protein MTSKKDPRTIQILRECRPIVTTTDGNYAFTNLVAGSYVVKENQPVDYVSVSDGDSTPDTPLAPVDSTNSPSDDIIAVTTSPGETDSGNDFIEERLYDLCGQVRYDSDRDGSLIDPDVGLSGFSIRLYQDTDSSGGYTTGDVLLNTKITDTNGDYCFNDLPSDEYIVVEIPPHTELYNTNDQDRNNDRAIPVAITNSDSDNNDFLEAADPQGWFYDVETCEVVPGGSVTVTTMPVGGSVNMILNGSNGEYSWLTNGVSGVYAMTVTPPPGYIIDPSRPSGATLDPTGLSDPYYVGSGVNGTGSALLDCTHASNPWHVSFELTSGDPFVLYNNIPLIRTKPITFAGWQILNTLGGQNGATQDPDGDGLTNLQEFAFCYPADSGVATGCPLEVVRNLDDTLDAHVRRVTGAAVTYTLEYISELALSGAGGAGWTAITSITPVVTTNVDGTEEADYRDLAQIPALSSGKGFVRVVVSNGSSTARTYAAGWGTQVLEQGCQTCSQPYLQCALFRGAVDSVSGSLLHCTTSAGASNIASGFVVGRQYYIEVASGDHVGHRWEVDEASSDPDSIAIDTSSVHNTQTTLPASLAGDVILLRAHTTLEQAFPPASFTGTSSPTTADRILVMDRTTSAFRVYWLFNGTPKRWVASGDATLTSLNNTPLYPGFGHFIHPKGGTVTQIYVGHVRENAFAYPLSSGTNLVSSPWPMDQSPSQRGMTAAAGFTGTRNATSSDKISLWAGDTTPGTEAYDSHFYLISPTRNQWTPQANASLINENDLQLFPAHRSSVIRVINPVNWLMPLPWTP, from the coding sequence ATGACCTCGAAGAAGGACCCGCGGACAATCCAAATATTGAGGGAGTGCAGGCCTATCGTCACCACCACGGACGGGAACTACGCTTTCACGAATCTGGTCGCCGGTAGTTATGTGGTGAAGGAAAATCAGCCTGTGGATTATGTGAGTGTTTCCGATGGTGATAGCACACCTGATACTCCGTTGGCACCGGTTGATTCGACCAATTCTCCATCCGATGACATCATTGCTGTTACGACGAGTCCTGGTGAGACTGACAGCGGAAATGATTTCATCGAAGAGCGCCTCTATGATCTGTGTGGCCAAGTACGCTATGATAGCGATCGCGATGGTAGCCTCATCGATCCTGATGTCGGCCTCTCTGGTTTCAGCATACGGCTCTACCAGGATACGGATAGCAGTGGAGGATACACGACTGGAGACGTGCTGCTGAATACCAAGATCACAGACACGAATGGCGACTACTGCTTCAACGATCTGCCATCGGATGAATACATCGTCGTCGAAATCCCACCTCATACCGAGCTCTACAACACCAACGACCAAGATCGGAACAATGACCGTGCCATTCCGGTGGCGATCACAAACAGCGACAGCGATAATAATGACTTCCTCGAAGCAGCGGACCCACAAGGTTGGTTCTACGACGTGGAGACATGCGAGGTCGTCCCTGGTGGCAGCGTCACAGTCACTACCATGCCTGTGGGCGGCTCTGTGAATATGATTCTCAATGGATCGAATGGTGAGTACTCCTGGCTGACCAATGGAGTCTCAGGCGTCTATGCCATGACGGTGACACCGCCTCCAGGATACATTATCGACCCCAGCCGCCCATCGGGTGCCACGCTAGATCCAACAGGATTATCCGACCCGTATTATGTCGGCTCTGGAGTGAATGGAACGGGTAGTGCGCTACTCGATTGCACTCATGCCAGCAACCCCTGGCACGTGAGTTTTGAGCTCACCTCTGGTGATCCATTTGTCCTCTACAACAACATCCCGCTGATCCGCACCAAACCCATCACCTTCGCAGGCTGGCAGATACTCAACACGCTCGGCGGACAGAATGGCGCGACTCAGGACCCAGATGGAGACGGATTGACGAATCTACAGGAGTTTGCCTTCTGCTACCCCGCTGATTCAGGCGTAGCCACTGGCTGCCCGCTCGAAGTCGTGCGTAATCTCGATGACACACTGGATGCACACGTGCGTCGTGTGACCGGCGCAGCAGTCACCTACACCCTCGAGTACATTTCCGAACTAGCACTCAGCGGTGCAGGTGGAGCAGGCTGGACAGCGATCACCAGCATCACACCCGTGGTCACCACGAATGTGGACGGCACCGAGGAGGCAGACTACCGCGACCTAGCCCAGATACCTGCCCTCAGCAGTGGCAAAGGCTTCGTGCGTGTCGTCGTCAGCAATGGTAGCAGCACCGCGAGAACGTATGCCGCAGGGTGGGGGACACAGGTGCTCGAGCAAGGCTGCCAGACCTGCAGTCAGCCCTACCTACAGTGCGCACTCTTTAGAGGTGCCGTGGACAGCGTCAGCGGCTCACTCCTGCACTGCACCACGAGCGCAGGAGCCAGCAACATCGCCTCCGGCTTCGTGGTCGGCAGACAGTATTATATCGAGGTGGCATCGGGTGACCATGTCGGCCACCGCTGGGAGGTAGATGAGGCTAGCTCCGATCCCGACAGCATCGCCATCGACACCAGCAGCGTGCATAACACTCAAACCACTCTGCCAGCCAGCCTCGCGGGAGATGTCATACTACTTCGTGCGCATACCACTCTGGAGCAAGCCTTCCCACCAGCCTCATTCACAGGCACCAGCAGCCCCACGACAGCAGACCGCATCCTCGTCATGGATCGCACCACCAGTGCCTTCCGAGTTTACTGGCTCTTCAATGGCACGCCAAAGCGTTGGGTCGCATCGGGTGATGCCACACTCACGAGCCTCAACAACACGCCACTGTATCCTGGGTTTGGCCACTTCATCCATCCCAAAGGCGGCACTGTCACCCAGATCTATGTCGGGCACGTGCGTGAAAACGCCTTCGCCTATCCATTGTCATCAGGGACGAACTTAGTTTCCAGCCCTTGGCCGATGGATCAGAGTCCTTCGCAGCGTGGAATGACAGCGGCTGCAGGCTTCACAGGCACGCGTAACGCGACCAGTAGCGATAAAATCAGTCTGTGGGCAGGGGACACCACACCAGGCACTGAGGCATACGACTCCCATTTCTACCTCATTAGTCCCACACGCAATCAATGGACGCCGCAGGCCAATGCGAGCCTCATCAATGAAAATGACCTGCAGCTCTTCCCTGCGCACCGCAGCTCCGTCATCCGCGTCATCAACCCCGTGAACTGGCTCATGCCCCTGCCTTGGACACCCTAA